The Amycolatopsis nigrescens CSC17Ta-90 genomic interval GCACGAAAACCCGCTACCCCGAGGAGAATCCGCGCCCATGGCCGGAGTGGAAGAGATCCGCGCTGGGATCCAGCTGTCCAATGAGAAGTGCAACGCCGCGGTCGCCGCATTGCAACAGGCGGCACAGGCGCTCGAAGAATCCCAGCAGATCCTGTCCGATGCCACCGCCGGCAGCAGCCAGGACGAGGTGACCCAGGCGCACGGTCTGCTCGCCGAGGCGCTGCAGAGCATCACCGGCACCCAGAGCACGATCCAGGCCTGCATCTCCGCCGCAGACGCCTACTCCGCCCGGCTCTGACCCGGCCGCCGGATGTCCGCGCTCGACGAGCTACACGCCCGGCTGGCCGCAACCCGTGTCAAACTGGCTGAGGCAACCGAACACACCAACCGGGCGGTGGAACTGCTGACCGAGGCCGAACAGGCCTTTGTGGCCGCACACGACCAGGCCGAACCCTGGTTACCACCACAACTGGCCGGCGCACTGGAGCAGACCACCGCCGACGTGAACAGGCTTTCCGCCGCAGACACCCTATTGAGTGGGTACGAGGCGAGCCTCTAGGCCAAAGGGTTGAACGTGAAGTTCCAGAAGTCCAGTGAGCAACGGGCCAGGGTGATGGCCGCACTCAACGAGATGCGGCATCAGGTCGGCCTGGTGCTCGGCGCCGCCACGGCGTCCCGCCAGGCCGCCGAGCTCCAGCTCGCGAAGCTGGAGCTGGAGCAACTCGTGGTACGTGCCGGGATCGACCGCTCGACGGCCGACGAAGAAGTGATGGCACGGCTGGGCGACCCGGCCATGGCGGACGTGTCGACCTGGCTGAACACCGTTCGCGGGCAGTTCTACGCCGAAGTGGCCACCATGCCCGGCCAGCTGCGGGAACTGGTCGGCAAGACCGCGCAGGGCCCGGCGGGCCGCCCGCCCGGCGAGTGGCTCGGCCGGGTCGGCATCGGCGCCGCGCCGGCCGAGCTGTGGCGGATCGGCTCGGCGAGCGTGCCCGGTTCGGACGCCTTCGACGTGGCGGTGCCGCTGCTGGACGAGTCCCACCTGGCCATCACCTCCGCGCCCAAGACGCGGGCGAGTGTGGACGCGCTGATCGAGGGCCTGCTGATGCGGGTGCTCAGCTCGGTCGAGCCCGGCGCGGTGCGCGTCCACCTGTGGGACGTCGGGCAGCTCACCGCGGTGCTGCCCAACCTGTACCCGCTCAGCCGGACCAGCGCGCTGACCACCTACGACCCGACCCGGCTGACCGACCTGCTGGACGAGCTGGCCGGGCACATCCGGCGGATCCACGCCACCACCATGCAGGCCGGCTACACCTCGCTGCGCCGGATGCGAGAGATTCTCGGCAAACGCGGGGAACCGTGGCGGATCGCGGTGCTCTACGGGAACGGCGACACCTGGTCACCGGAAGCGCTGCGGGAGCTCAAACGGGTCGCCACCGGCGCGCACGCGGCCGGTATCTCGCTGATCGCGGTGGACCTGCCGACCGTGCTCGGCGGCTCGGTGGAGAACATCCGGCTGCTCGACGACCGGCACGCGATGACCAGCATGACCGGCGGGGATCTTGTCGTCGAGCTGGACCAGCCGATGCCGGCCGGGCAGGTCTCCGGCGCGGCCGCCAAGATCGCCGAGGCGCTGATCGCCAAGCAGGGCGGGCCGCGTGCCTTCGCCGACCTGCTGCCGACCGAGCTCGGCATGGCCGGCTCCGCGCACGAACTGCGCGCACCGGTCGGTTTCTACGAGGGCGACCCGGTGGAGGTGGTGATCGGGGACGCCAGCCCGCACGCGCTGATCGGCGGGCCGAGCGGCTCCGGCAAGACGAACTTCCTGTACGCGCTGCTGGGCAGCCTGGCCGCCCGCTATCCACCGAACGAGCTGGCGCTCTACCTGCTCGACTTCAAGGAAGGCGTGTCCTTCGCCGGGCTCGCCCCCGGCCGCAAGGACGCCACCTGGCTGCCGCACGCGCGGCTGATCGGGGTGAACGTCAACACCGACCGCGAGTTCGGCCTCGCCCTGCTGCGCTTCCTCGCCGACGAGCTTCGCCGCCGGTCCACCGCGGCGAAGGAGCACGAGGTGACCAACCTGGCCGGGCTGCGGCAGGAGGACCCGGACGGGCACTGGCCGCGGATCGTCGCCGTGGTGGACGAGTTCCAGTACCTGTTCGCCGGCAGGGACTCGGTGACCAACCAGGCCACCGCGCTGCTCGAGGACATCGCCAGGCGCGGCCGTGCGCAGGGCATCCACCTGATACTGGCCAGCCAGGACGTGGCCGGGATCGAGGCGTTCTGGGGCAAGCCCGCGGTGTTCGAGCAGTGCACGCTGCGGATCGCGATGCCCAAGGCGCGCCGGGTGCTGGCCGAGGCGAACCAGGCCGCGGTCGCCGCGCCGCGCTGGCACGCGGTGCTCAACCACGATTCGGGCGTCACCCACGGAAACCAGCTCGCGCACGTGCCGGACGCCAGCGCCAAGGACGTGTTCGCCACCCTGCAGCGCCGGCTCTGGGACCGCTACGCCGACGAGCACCAGCGGCCGCGGCTGTTCGACGGCGCGCATTCGCCGGTGCTGGAGCAGGTGCCTGCGTTCAACGAGCTGACCGTGCGGCAGCGGCCGGTCGCACTGCTCGGCCAGTCCATCGACGTGGCCGAAGCGGCCTGCGGGGTCGAGCTTTCCGCCGCCCCGGGCCGCAACCTGGCCGTGCTGGGCTCCGCCGCCGCCGAAGCACTGTCCATTATGGACGCAGCGGCCAGGTCGCTGTCTCGGCAGTACGCCAAGGGCGAGGTCGAGTTCCTGGTCACCTGCCTGGTGGACAGGTGCGCGCCCGCCGTCGGCCGGCTGGTGGACGGGCTGACCGCGGACGGCCACCAGGTGCACACCTTGGCGCTGGACGAGTTGGGGCCGAGGCTGACCGAGCTGGCCGCCGACCCCGCCGGGGTGCCGAAGGTGCTGCTGCTCTACGGCGTGGACGCCGCGCTGCCCACCCTCGAAGCCAAGAAGCCCGGCGAGTTGAAGAGTGGTCTCGACCAACTGCGGATGGTGCTGAAACAGGGGCCCGCCAAGGGAGTGCACACGCTCGGCTGGTGGCGCAGCACCGCGCGGCTGAAGGACACCCTCGGCTTCGCGGGCACCGACGACATCGGCGCCTGGGCCGCGTTGGACGTGCAGGGCAGTGAGCTCAGCTCGTTCGCCGCGGGCCAGGTGGTGCACTGGTCGCCGCGGCCGGGCCGCGCGTTGTTCTTCGACCGGAGCACGCACAGCGCGCCCGAAGTGATCATTCCGTTCCTTCGGCCCGACCGCGAACAGGGGAGCTGACGCCGTGCACGAAGAGGGCATCACCGCCGCCATGCGGTACAAGGAGATCATCGGCATGGCCGGCAGGGCCGCCGCGGACCTGCGGTCCTGGGAGCAGAACCGGGCCGAGGAGCTGACCGCGCAGATCGCCGCGGCCACCGCCGGGGTCGCCGCGGCCGTCGAACGCGAGGAACGCACGAAGCAGACCGCGAACCGCTGGTGGCGGATGGCCGAGGACAACGTCTCCCGGCTGTCCTGGCTGGAAGTCGCGGAAGGCCCGAGCCCGTCCCCGACCGCCCGCGGCGACTGGCTGGACCGCTACTCCGACGGTGTCCGCCCGGTCTACAACGAGCTCGTCCAGGCCGTCCTGCAACTGGGCTGGCGCGCCCGCCGCTAGCAACCGGCTGTGTCGCTGCGAACATTTGCCCTCAACTGGTTCACCCAGATGGCCTATGGAGTTGATCACGCCTTGTAGTCGAAGGTGGGTATTCGCAGATCCTTTTCCGAGGATCTGAAAGGGGAGGACTTCCGGGGGGAAGTATGAGTCATCGTTCCACTGACGCGCGCGAAAACCGACTCGTGGCCATCGAAGCACTGAGCCGCCTGCCCTGGCCGGAGCAGGTGAACAACGGCGAGGAAAGCGATTTCCCGTCGTTCGTCGCGAATTACAGCAAAGGCCTGCCGCACAACGAGGTGGGCGAAGTCGATCAGGCCGCGTACAACGCCTTGCTGAGGACGTTGTCCACCGGCCGCACCGAGGACTTCGAGCGGATCCCGCTGGGCATCGCCGACGGCCGCCGCCTGGTCAACCCGCAGTCGGGGCTCGCCTTCGACCTCGAAGGCCCCGATGCGCAGGCACTGACCATCGCGCCGGCGCCCCGCATCGACAGCGCGCGCAACTCGGCCGAGGCGGTGGAGCTGTACTGGATGGCGCTCTGCCGGGACGTACCGTTCGACAAGTTCGACGACAACCCGCTCACCGAGCAGGCCGCGGCCGAACTGTCCACCCTGTCCGACTACCGGGCGCCGAAACAGAAAGGTGAAATCACCACGGGGACGCTTTTCCGCGGCGACGCGAGGGGGGACCTGCGCGGCCCGTATCTGTCCCAGTTCCTGCTTCGCGACATCCAGTACGGCACCCTGCGCATCCCGCAGCTCCACGACACCGTGACGGAGGGCCAGGACTTCCTCACCGGCTTCGAAAACTGGCTCGCCGTGCAGCGGGGCACCAAGGTGCCCGAAATCCAGCGGGACCGGAAGGACCGCCGCTACCTGCGCACGCCCCGCGATCTGGCGCACTACGTGCACTTCGACGCGTTGTACGAGGCCTATCTCAACGCCTGCCTGATTCTGCTGGACCTCGGCGCCCCGGTGGACACCGGTAACCCGTACGAGCATTCGGCGAATCAGGAGGGGTTCGGCACCTACGGACCACCCGCCGTGCTGTCACTGGTCACCGAGGTGGCGACCAGGGCACTCAAGGCGATGTGGTTCCAGAAGTGGTTCGTGCACCGCCGGTTGCGGCCGGAGGCGTTCGGCGGCCGGGTGCACGCGCACCTGAGCGGACTGCAGGACTACGACATGATCGACCAGGAGGTGCTGAACTCGAACGCGGTCAAGCTCACCGCCGAGAAACACGGTTCGTACCTGCTGCCGCAGGCCTTCCCGGAGGGGGCTCCGCTGCATCCGGCCTACGGCTCCGGCCATGCCACCGTCGCCGGTGCCTGCGTCACCGTGCTCAAAGCCTGGTTCGACGAGTCATGGCCACTGCCCGAACCGGTGGTGCCCAACGCAAAGGGCACCGCCCTGAAGCCGTACACCGGTCCGGACGCCGACCGGCTGACGGTGGGCGGCGAGCTGGACAAGGTGGCGGCCAACATCGCGACCGGCCGCAATATGGCGGGTGTGCACTGGCGGACCGACTACACGGAGGCGGTGCGGCTTGGCGAAGCCGTAGCCATCGGCGTGCTGCGTGACCAGGTCCGGCTCACCAAGGAGGCCGCCTCGTTCGGCCTCACCCGCTTCGACGGCACCCGGATGACCATCTGAGCCCGGCCGAGCGATCCCACCCGCCGCTAGCTCGGGGCGACCCGTTCGAGGTCGTCGACGCTGCCGGACATCAGCACCCGGACGTGCTCGGTCAGGTGCTCGACCGGCCAGTCCCACCAGGCCAGCGCGAGCAGCCTGGCGACGTCCTCGGCGGGGTAGCGGGTGCGGATCAGCTTGGCCGGGTTGCCGCCGACGATGCCGTAGTCGGGCACGTCGTCGACGACCACCGCGCCGGACGCGACGATGGCGCCGTGCCCGATCCGCACCCCCGGCATCACCGTGGCGCGGTAACCGAACCAGACGTCGTGCCCGACCACGGTGTCGCCGCGGCCGGGCAGCCCGGTGATCAGGTCGAAGTGCTCGGACCACGAGCCGCCGATGATCGGGAACGGGAAGGTGGACGGCCCGTCCATCCGGTGGTTCGCGCCGTTCATGATGAAGCGCACCCCTTCACCGAGCGCGCAGAACCGGCCGATCACCAGCTTCTCCGGGCCGTAGTGGTAGAGCACGTTGCGGGTCTCGAACGCGGTCGGGTCGTCCGGGTCGTCGTAGTAGGAGAACTCCCCCACCTCGATCAGCGGCGAAGTCACCAGCGGCTTCAGCAGCACCACGCGTGTCTGCCCCGCCATCGGATACAGCACATTCGGATCAGGCACCTCCACACCCTCTCACGCGCCAGGATCAACGGCGGCCGGGGAAGAGGCGGTCGAAGAGGTCCATCAGGTCCCAGTAGGCGTCGGCGACGGGGTTGCCCGCCGACGGGCGGAAGCGGACCACCTGCGGATCGTGATCACTGGCCTGTTCGGCGAACTCCGCGTTGATGTGCACCACGTCGTAGTCCACGCCCCTCGGCGCCCGCGAGGCCAGCAGGTGGTCGAGCACCTGCGAGTTGCCCTCGAAAACGTAGCTGTACCGCTCATCCGCTGGCAGCGTGTCGATCAGCGCTTCCAGCGTTCCGCCCGCGGTCAGCGTGCCCACCACCGGCGAGAACGGGAAGTCGTTCAGGTCACCGGCGACGATCACGTTGGCGTTCCGGTTCACCGCCAGCAGCTGGTCGGTGAATCCGCGCACCAGCCGAGCCTGCTGGAGCCGCTGCGCCTCGGAGCTACGGGCGGGCGGCTGGAACCGGCCGTGCACCGGCTGGTCGCCACCCTTGGAGTTGAAGTGGTTTGCCACCACGAAAACGGTCCGGCCGCGGAAGACGAACTCACCGGCCAGCGGCTTGCGGCTGGACTGCCAGGCCGGGTCCGCCGGTGCCACCCTGCCGGGGGAAACGGACAGCGCCGGCTTGCCGCGCTCGTCGCGCACCGCCACCGCGGTCGTCGCGTCCCCGCCCGGTCGATCCACAAAGGACACACGGTCCGGGTTGAACAGGAAGCCGACCCGGATGTTGCCGCCCGGCTCGCCGCCGTCGGTCTTGTCCTGCGGGTCGATCTGGCGCCACTCGTACCGCGGCCCGCCGGCGGCGGCGATCGCGTCGGTGAACCGCCGCAGGGTCGCGTCCGCCGCGACCACCCCGTCGCCGTTGCCGGACGGCCCGTTGTTGTCCTGGATCTCTTCCAGGGTCACGATGTCCGGCGCGGCGAGGTTGCGCACCACGCCCTCGGCGAGCAGGTCGAACTTGGCCTGTTCGTCCACAGCGGACAGGTTCTCCACGTTGTAGGTGGCCACGGCCAGCTCACCGCCGCGCTGCTTGCGGGTGACCTCCTGCCGCAGGCCGCCGTCGCGCACGTTGCCGAGTTCGGTGGCGAACAGCGTGTAGCCGCCGAAGCTGTCGTACTCCACCGGCCCCGAAGTCTGCCCGGTCAGCGTGTCGCCGGTGTTGGCCTTCGGGAAGGGCCGCTGCGAGAACGGGATCAGCGACTCGACCTTGAGCACTCCGCTGTTCGGCCGGTCGTAGCCGCTGTACAGGGTGCCGCCGCGCGGCGTTGGTCGCTGCTCCGGCTTGGTGGTCAGGTAGAGCTCGTTGTACTGGGTGGACGGACCGACGATGCGGGCGTCGCGGACGCTGACCGGCTCGCTCTCGTGCGACTCCCAGAAGTCCAGTGCGTACCGGCCCGGCTCCAGTGCCAGGCCCTCGATGTTCCCGCCTGGCTGCGCGACCAGCGCCTCCGGCACGGTGTCCGCGCCGATCGCGGTCGGCGCCGGTACCGCGTTGCCGCTGGAGGTCACCGTCCACTGGGCACTGCCCAGTTCGGTGAGCGACTGGAAGTTGGAGTCGGGCTTGTAGTCCGGGTAGTACTCCTTGACCGTGCCGGTCACGGTGACCGCGTCGCCCGGCTTGACGGTGAGCGCGGCGGACCCGGTGTACACGAACAGGCCCTCGCTGGTCCGCGGGTCGCCGTCCGGCTCGGTGTCCTGGAACCAGAAGCCGCGGCTGTCGCCGAAGTTCCTGGTCGCGGTGACCACCCCGGTCACCCCGCCGACCCGCTTGCCGTTCAGCGGCGAGATCCGGGTGCTGCCCTGGATGTCGTGGATCCTGGCCGGCACCGGGTCCGGGCCGGGCTCCCCGCCGGGGGTCTCGCCCTTGCTGTTCGTCGGCGTCGGCGCGCCGACCACGAAGTCGGCCGCGTTGTCGTCGGTGTCGGCCAGCGTGTCCGGCCGGGCGGCCGAAGTGGCGTTGGCGGTGGCCGCGGTGGCGGTGCCCTCACGGACCGTCGCGGAGCCGTAGCCGACCAGGTCCCTGATCCGGCTGTCCGCGGCGCAATCGGCCGCGGTACGGCAGGTCAGCGCGGCAGTACCGGTGACCAGCGCGACGGTGCCGGCGGTCGCCGACATCGCGATCGAGCCGGTGACGTCCGGCGCGGGCAGCGCGACGGTGCCGCCCGCGCCTTTGGCCTCGGCTACCAGGTACCGGCCACCCGGCGCGACGGCGCCGGTCAGCGGGGTGACCTGCCAGTTGCTCGACGGCCCTGCCGAGCCTGGCAGGTACTGCACGCTCCAGCCGTCCAGCGCCTGGGCCGCGCTACTCGCCAGCTCGATGAAGTCGCTGGTCAGGGTGGCTCCACTGTTGCCACCGCCGCCGTAGACCTCGGCGATCACGACGTCCGCGCTGGGCGCGCTGGGCTCGGCAGTGGCCGGCGGCACCGAAACCACGGTCACCCCGGAAATCACAGCAGCGGCCAGCACACCCGCTTTACGGCGCTTCATCACCCTCTGTCCCCTCCTCCAAGAGCAGTCGAGGCATCGTCCCCCGAACAAGCGGGGAACAGGAAGACAACGCGACAACTATTCGTAACGACTGCCCGCGGAGGCAGCGCCACTAGGCCATAAAGCCCAACCTGCCGCACTTTCCGGTTGGCAGGGCGGGGCCGGGGTACTCCAGGTGCACAGCGGAAAACGAACGATCGGTTTCGCCCATCGAGGGCGAGGAGGTGCAAAGATGCTACCGATTCTGCTGGTACTGCTGCTGATTCTCGCGCTCGGCGGCGCCGGCTTCGCCTGGAACGCACTGTGGGTGGTCGCGGGCGTACTGCTCGTGTTGTGGCTGCTCGGTTTTTTCGTCCGTCCGGTCGCCGCGGGCGGACGCCGAGGCCGGTGGTACCGCTGGTGAGTTCCGGCTTCCACGGAGGGTGACGCACACCGCGTCACCCTCCGTCCTATTTGGACCTGTACCGCGCGGCCAGCCGGGAGAGCCCGGAAACCGCCGCCCGGCCCGCGCCGCGTGCGCTCGCGGCGAGGAAAGTGGTCCAGTCGAAACGGTCGCGCCACAGCACAATGCGGCCGTCCCGTACTTCGAAGGTGCCGCAGACCCAGAACTCCGCCGACCACGCGCCGGCCCGCAGCACGTCGGTCCGCTCGGTCAGCACGATCGGGCCGTCCGCGGCGATGTGGTGGTTCCTGACCTCGAAACCGGTGCCGTACCTGGCCGCCAGCCCCAGTTGCCTTGCCACCGCGGCCCGGCCTCGGGCCGGCGGCAACGGCACGTTCTGGTACACGATGTCGTCGGCCGCGTACTCCATCGCCCGGTCGATATCGAGGTCTTCCAGTGCCGCGAGGAACGCGATGACGGTGGTTTTCGGGTCTGACATGGACTGCTCCTCATCTGCGGTGCGCGGAGTTCGGTAACGGTATCGACAAGTCTCCCGTGATCCGTAACGGACGAGGCCCCGTCCACGAGTTCTGGGGAAATGCCTGGCAACAGCGGTGCGGCGGGTTGGGTAAGGGAGTGCGGGTTCATGGCCATCGTGATCACCGCCGTCCGGCTGGACGGCGGCGACCGGCACGAGCACATCGCCCACGTCTGGTGGAACGATCCCGGCGAGGACGAGATTCGCGACAACCCGGTGGACCAGATCGTGGCGTGGATCGAGGAGCGGGGCGGCAAGGCCTACGCCGCGGACCCGGACGGCACGCGGCTGCCGGTGGTGGTCGTCGCCGAGGACGGCCCGAAACATCTGCGCACCGAAGCCGACGGCCGGCTCACCGACGACCTGCTGGCCCTGCCCCGCCGCTGACCACTCCGGAAAGCTGAAGCGCCGGCTCCCAGTACGACACCGAGGGAGCCGGCGCTTCGGCGGGTACGCCAAGCCCCAGAAACACCGAAACGCCGGCTCCCCGTGGGGAACCGGCGTTTCGCTTCGAGCGGTAGCGGTGGGATTTGAACCCACGGACGGGGTAAACCGTCACACGATTTCGAGTCGTGCTCCTTCGGCCGCTCGGACACGCTACCGCCGAAAAGGATACTGCACGCCTCGTCCGCCCCGGCAGGCCGGGGCGGCGGCCACCGTCACCTGTCGTCGCGGGAGAACTTCTCCTTGGCGTCCTGCACCGCGCCGGTGGCCTTGTCCCGCAGGTCGTGGCCGGCTTCCTTGGCCTCGCCCTTGGTCTGGTCCGCCTTGCCCGAGTCACGCATTTCCTCGTTGTCGGTGGCGTTCCCGAGCTTCTCCTTGGCGCCACCCGCGAGCTGCTGGGCCTTGTCCTTGGCCTTGTCGATCAGGCTCATCTCGGATGCTCCTTATCCGCTGTGGCCACCGAACCAGTCGGCTCGGCTCAGCAGCGGAGTACCCAGCGGGGCGTCGGGCGATACCCGGTCATGAGCCTCATCACTCCGCGGGGGGACCCCGGTGCCCGGCGAAGAACTCCGCCAGCAGCGCCGCGCACTCGTCCGCCAGCACGCCGCCGACCACCTCGGGCCGGTGGTTCAGCCGCCGGTCCCGCACCACGTCCCATAGCGAGCCCACCGCGCCGGTCCGCGGCTCCCACGTCCCGAAGACCAGCCGCGCCACCCTGGCCAGCACCAGCGCGCCGGCGCACATCGTGCAGGGTTCGACGGTGACCGCGAGCGTGCAGCCGTCCAGCCGCCAGCCGTCGCCGTAGTCCCGCGCGGCGGCCCGCAACGCGAGCACCTCGGCATGCGCG includes:
- a CDS encoding FtsK/SpoIIIE domain-containing protein translates to MAALNEMRHQVGLVLGAATASRQAAELQLAKLELEQLVVRAGIDRSTADEEVMARLGDPAMADVSTWLNTVRGQFYAEVATMPGQLRELVGKTAQGPAGRPPGEWLGRVGIGAAPAELWRIGSASVPGSDAFDVAVPLLDESHLAITSAPKTRASVDALIEGLLMRVLSSVEPGAVRVHLWDVGQLTAVLPNLYPLSRTSALTTYDPTRLTDLLDELAGHIRRIHATTMQAGYTSLRRMREILGKRGEPWRIAVLYGNGDTWSPEALRELKRVATGAHAAGISLIAVDLPTVLGGSVENIRLLDDRHAMTSMTGGDLVVELDQPMPAGQVSGAAAKIAEALIAKQGGPRAFADLLPTELGMAGSAHELRAPVGFYEGDPVEVVIGDASPHALIGGPSGSGKTNFLYALLGSLAARYPPNELALYLLDFKEGVSFAGLAPGRKDATWLPHARLIGVNVNTDREFGLALLRFLADELRRRSTAAKEHEVTNLAGLRQEDPDGHWPRIVAVVDEFQYLFAGRDSVTNQATALLEDIARRGRAQGIHLILASQDVAGIEAFWGKPAVFEQCTLRIAMPKARRVLAEANQAAVAAPRWHAVLNHDSGVTHGNQLAHVPDASAKDVFATLQRRLWDRYADEHQRPRLFDGAHSPVLEQVPAFNELTVRQRPVALLGQSIDVAEAACGVELSAAPGRNLAVLGSAAAEALSIMDAAARSLSRQYAKGEVEFLVTCLVDRCAPAVGRLVDGLTADGHQVHTLALDELGPRLTELAADPAGVPKVLLLYGVDAALPTLEAKKPGELKSGLDQLRMVLKQGPAKGVHTLGWWRSTARLKDTLGFAGTDDIGAWAALDVQGSELSSFAAGQVVHWSPRPGRALFFDRSTHSAPEVIIPFLRPDREQGS
- a CDS encoding vanadium-dependent haloperoxidase, which translates into the protein MAIEALSRLPWPEQVNNGEESDFPSFVANYSKGLPHNEVGEVDQAAYNALLRTLSTGRTEDFERIPLGIADGRRLVNPQSGLAFDLEGPDAQALTIAPAPRIDSARNSAEAVELYWMALCRDVPFDKFDDNPLTEQAAAELSTLSDYRAPKQKGEITTGTLFRGDARGDLRGPYLSQFLLRDIQYGTLRIPQLHDTVTEGQDFLTGFENWLAVQRGTKVPEIQRDRKDRRYLRTPRDLAHYVHFDALYEAYLNACLILLDLGAPVDTGNPYEHSANQEGFGTYGPPAVLSLVTEVATRALKAMWFQKWFVHRRLRPEAFGGRVHAHLSGLQDYDMIDQEVLNSNAVKLTAEKHGSYLLPQAFPEGAPLHPAYGSGHATVAGACVTVLKAWFDESWPLPEPVVPNAKGTALKPYTGPDADRLTVGGELDKVAANIATGRNMAGVHWRTDYTEAVRLGEAVAIGVLRDQVRLTKEAASFGLTRFDGTRMTI
- a CDS encoding CatB-related O-acetyltransferase; translation: MEVPDPNVLYPMAGQTRVVLLKPLVTSPLIEVGEFSYYDDPDDPTAFETRNVLYHYGPEKLVIGRFCALGEGVRFIMNGANHRMDGPSTFPFPIIGGSWSEHFDLITGLPGRGDTVVGHDVWFGYRATVMPGVRIGHGAIVASGAVVVDDVPDYGIVGGNPAKLIRTRYPAEDVARLLALAWWDWPVEHLTEHVRVLMSGSVDDLERVAPS
- a CDS encoding endonuclease/exonuclease/phosphatase family protein, with the protein product MKRRKAGVLAAAVISGVTVVSVPPATAEPSAPSADVVIAEVYGGGGNSGATLTSDFIELASSAAQALDGWSVQYLPGSAGPSSNWQVTPLTGAVAPGGRYLVAEAKGAGGTVALPAPDVTGSIAMSATAGTVALVTGTAALTCRTAADCAADSRIRDLVGYGSATVREGTATAATANATSAARPDTLADTDDNAADFVVGAPTPTNSKGETPGGEPGPDPVPARIHDIQGSTRISPLNGKRVGGVTGVVTATRNFGDSRGFWFQDTEPDGDPRTSEGLFVYTGSAALTVKPGDAVTVTGTVKEYYPDYKPDSNFQSLTELGSAQWTVTSSGNAVPAPTAIGADTVPEALVAQPGGNIEGLALEPGRYALDFWESHESEPVSVRDARIVGPSTQYNELYLTTKPEQRPTPRGGTLYSGYDRPNSGVLKVESLIPFSQRPFPKANTGDTLTGQTSGPVEYDSFGGYTLFATELGNVRDGGLRQEVTRKQRGGELAVATYNVENLSAVDEQAKFDLLAEGVVRNLAAPDIVTLEEIQDNNGPSGNGDGVVAADATLRRFTDAIAAAGGPRYEWRQIDPQDKTDGGEPGGNIRVGFLFNPDRVSFVDRPGGDATTAVAVRDERGKPALSVSPGRVAPADPAWQSSRKPLAGEFVFRGRTVFVVANHFNSKGGDQPVHGRFQPPARSSEAQRLQQARLVRGFTDQLLAVNRNANVIVAGDLNDFPFSPVVGTLTAGGTLEALIDTLPADERYSYVFEGNSQVLDHLLASRAPRGVDYDVVHINAEFAEQASDHDPQVVRFRPSAGNPVADAYWDLMDLFDRLFPGRR
- a CDS encoding limonene-1,2-epoxide hydrolase family protein, whose translation is MSDPKTTVIAFLAALEDLDIDRAMEYAADDIVYQNVPLPPARGRAAVARQLGLAARYGTGFEVRNHHIAADGPIVLTERTDVLRAGAWSAEFWVCGTFEVRDGRIVLWRDRFDWTTFLAASARGAGRAAVSGLSRLAARYRSK
- a CDS encoding DUF3892 domain-containing protein, which encodes MAIVITAVRLDGGDRHEHIAHVWWNDPGEDEIRDNPVDQIVAWIEERGGKAYAADPDGTRLPVVVVAEDGPKHLRTEADGRLTDDLLALPRR
- a CDS encoding CsbD family protein, whose product is MSLIDKAKDKAQQLAGGAKEKLGNATDNEEMRDSGKADQTKGEAKEAGHDLRDKATGAVQDAKEKFSRDDR
- a CDS encoding nucleoside deaminase; the protein is MRAALDAARQAGADVPIGAVVLAPDGHLLASAHNAREELGDPTAHAEVLALRAAARDYGDGWRLDGCTLAVTVEPCTMCAGALVLARVARLVFGTWEPRTGAVGSLWDVVRDRRLNHRPEVVGGVLADECAALLAEFFAGHRGPPAE